The proteins below are encoded in one region of Levilactobacillus namurensis:
- a CDS encoding phage tail tape measure protein has product MAIKHTTIDIDWKVDDSGLRSAKGSVKTLETATKSATTASASFSASQRASAVAQRESTSAAKSYTEDQRNSGRQDRESAQDRAKLKEQVKEYENELKSSRKSLELSRKADASYTETLKAQGHAHAANSDHIRSLRSTYASLQTQYGKEVTQLQRIKAANGATTEAYQAQRKRVNDLGLQMAKTSNELNGFNRAQKSMKTASESANRVYDKTKALSLGVGAAFVYGAKKAIELQHEYKVTNNLLTTGGESARTSLKATKQMQADGAKYSIQYGKSQKSIAEGYQELTKRGYTSEQSLGSMKSMLKASVASGDSFSDVVHDSTAALESFGMRANSTAGMIKNTKTVTNQMAYAADLTATDFHSMGIALSYSGVSAKQAGLSLSETASAIGILSNNGLEADKAGTGLRKTLTSLQTPSKAAQGALDKLGLSTKDFTKKNGDMKSMADTFSLIQKHSAKLGATEKASVFHNLFGATGQQAGAILAENADQLGKLNEKVKDSAKNDYTGKLSAKNMQSAQNQINKFKQAASGLAITFAQTVLPSITKLAIGMGGLLEKFGKLDKSQKTMLTWTAITVAALAPAAKVVSVITTLGSAAIKTAKFVKGLAVSQDALAASSTALAESESAASAASSVSSATTGKVGKLSASSLVSKLAYAGIGLSIGSDVVKAIHSGVDSKQGGKELWHGAGSAVGGGVAAALSGGNPLVATIGAAVGGAIGNTIADSPIVKQVNKTERKNIHSYDASAKKSGSVSHQTLRTNPYGSSAGNDISGLSVGSSNNKSISGGSHKSSGKASKKDNPFDSLPKDARTATQTATQLVSSANKDWANAAADFSLKQTKKIKADESSLLTSNSTKYDKAYSALSGYVDKTTSKSTKAASFLEKIGATSAGSAQKALNSQKSYNQKHLAAVKADYTAIERDERTGGKNRVALVRKLNSDILKLTDKGNQKQQSLLRNLNSRTSKLTTKQYNSVVSQSAKSYSLTKSNAKKTYTAQVSSAKDRYDQTLKSAKQLYGVKSAEYKRIKGYAQDQYDKTTSAAYDQYKKTVHWAEKQRDAVVQAAADAAGGINGIMGVMSNNLETMLNQNSSATGSKHQKPVSDTQSIKNNYNPGNKLAKAAGKTYMGSGITVNQGLPGKAVGGSIRKTGMAMVGENGSEVLQRGKQFSVVGAKGAQLLQVRSGDRIYNHADVTKMVRGSFGQRLPNFAAGTTQLTSFATGSGAAMPGLSKKTSKDSISESKKMSKLVTKNYGDMSKKSASSLKQLNKKNASLWHDTRTDAESETTKLHKQAVKKFDDVKDDTVASLKSMHKQFNSVTTDLVSDFGSIFGKLKGQAHDGMAGAISSMNSGISSIDTTLAQFGGNKSVLKPIHYATGSKGPIASDQLAVLNDATSGPRQELVARGSQLLKPIGKDVITPLKKGDEVFNGSQVEKAKPYLPHFKKGTGASDDKLISLATKNHKNPDAAWKRDFDGKTANPKGSDLQRGLTTTAKGATDSVGPNWYKAGWNVINDAINGGSGAGGNWAHSPGLAKEDGFGTSRAQYYGAGAAHDGVDFSGPLGSAIRAIHGGTVSRIGGVGISDLGKVIIVKSDDGFQEIYQEFGGMGNIKVGVGETIKTGQRIATLGKLVGTGSGPHVHIGVTKGNPLKKNMLSTSGWYDVTKMHGKSSGAEKSKSKDTGVEKLFKREIGKSALAWISKHLQTETGGSFGGSMGGKSITKAMISKAEEVMKVPEGIRDQIASAILKTAMSETGNRSIMQQIHDSNSGGNEARGPLQYTPGTFAAYAVKGHKNIMNPYDQVLAFLNNSDYKNATGNTSIRGTAKYDWLHSGPQGHRRFAEGGRPKVGEWSIVGEKGPELFKPDSAGTIYPHEKSKQIANQAIPSNSRHSSKPKIDFHPTINVNITGDAGGNAKKQQVMKWVKEAIGESFEQLQDLLGGA; this is encoded by the coding sequence ATGGCAATCAAGCACACGACAATCGACATTGATTGGAAAGTTGATGATAGTGGACTACGGTCTGCGAAAGGTAGCGTCAAGACACTAGAAACGGCAACAAAGTCGGCAACGACGGCAAGTGCCAGTTTCTCAGCCAGTCAGCGAGCTTCAGCAGTGGCCCAGCGAGAGTCTACGTCAGCTGCCAAGTCTTATACCGAGGACCAACGCAATTCTGGACGACAGGATCGAGAGTCTGCGCAAGATAGGGCCAAGCTGAAAGAGCAGGTAAAGGAATACGAAAATGAGCTTAAGTCTTCGCGAAAGTCGTTAGAACTTAGCCGGAAGGCCGATGCTTCGTATACCGAGACCTTGAAGGCGCAGGGCCATGCACATGCGGCCAATAGTGACCATATTCGGTCACTCCGCAGCACATACGCGAGCTTACAGACTCAGTACGGTAAAGAGGTAACCCAGCTTCAGCGGATTAAAGCAGCTAATGGAGCAACAACGGAGGCTTATCAGGCACAGCGAAAGCGTGTTAATGATTTAGGCCTACAGATGGCTAAGACTTCTAACGAACTCAACGGATTCAATCGAGCCCAGAAGTCCATGAAGACGGCGTCTGAGTCTGCTAACCGTGTTTATGATAAGACCAAGGCATTGAGCCTAGGTGTTGGCGCCGCGTTTGTCTATGGAGCTAAGAAGGCCATTGAGCTTCAGCATGAGTACAAGGTCACCAATAACTTGCTGACGACTGGTGGTGAGAGTGCCAGAACTTCACTGAAGGCCACTAAGCAAATGCAGGCTGATGGTGCTAAATACTCTATCCAGTATGGCAAGTCCCAAAAGTCAATTGCTGAGGGGTATCAAGAGCTAACCAAGCGTGGTTACACCTCTGAGCAGTCTCTTGGTTCTATGAAGTCCATGCTAAAGGCATCTGTAGCTTCTGGGGACAGTTTCTCAGACGTTGTGCATGATTCAACAGCAGCCTTAGAGTCCTTCGGAATGCGGGCCAACTCTACTGCTGGCATGATCAAGAACACTAAGACAGTTACTAATCAAATGGCATACGCTGCTGATTTGACGGCAACGGACTTCCATTCGATGGGGATTGCTCTTAGTTATTCTGGTGTCAGTGCTAAGCAAGCCGGATTAAGTCTGTCCGAAACTGCCAGTGCAATCGGTATCTTATCTAATAATGGTCTCGAAGCTGATAAAGCCGGGACTGGGTTACGTAAGACACTGACCAGTCTACAGACACCTTCAAAAGCAGCACAAGGTGCGCTTGATAAATTAGGACTTTCAACCAAAGATTTCACCAAGAAAAATGGTGATATGAAGTCTATGGCTGACACTTTTAGCCTAATTCAAAAGCATAGTGCCAAGCTAGGAGCGACTGAAAAGGCCTCTGTATTCCATAATCTGTTTGGGGCAACAGGGCAACAAGCTGGAGCCATCTTAGCTGAAAATGCTGATCAGCTTGGCAAGTTAAACGAGAAGGTCAAGGATTCAGCTAAGAATGACTATACCGGCAAGCTGTCTGCCAAAAACATGCAGTCTGCTCAGAACCAAATCAACAAATTCAAACAGGCAGCATCAGGATTAGCCATCACTTTTGCACAAACGGTACTCCCGTCGATTACTAAACTGGCAATCGGTATGGGGGGCTTGCTGGAGAAGTTCGGCAAACTCGATAAGTCACAAAAGACTATGCTGACGTGGACTGCCATAACGGTTGCTGCATTGGCACCGGCAGCGAAAGTTGTTAGTGTTATCACAACGCTAGGTAGTGCGGCCATCAAGACGGCCAAGTTCGTCAAAGGCTTAGCTGTGTCGCAGGATGCATTAGCAGCGTCATCGACGGCTTTGGCAGAATCCGAAAGTGCTGCTAGTGCCGCAAGCTCGGTCTCTTCGGCAACTACCGGCAAAGTTGGGAAACTATCTGCTTCTAGTTTAGTCTCTAAACTTGCTTATGCTGGTATTGGTTTAAGTATTGGTAGCGATGTTGTTAAAGCAATTCATTCTGGTGTTGATAGCAAGCAAGGCGGCAAGGAGTTATGGCACGGCGCTGGTTCCGCAGTCGGCGGTGGAGTTGCAGCCGCTCTAAGTGGTGGAAATCCACTTGTTGCCACAATTGGTGCAGCTGTTGGTGGGGCCATAGGCAATACAATTGCTGATAGTCCCATTGTTAAACAAGTAAATAAGACAGAACGCAAAAATATTCATAGTTACGATGCCAGCGCTAAAAAGAGTGGCTCAGTGAGTCACCAAACGCTACGAACTAATCCTTACGGTTCCAGTGCTGGTAATGATATTTCTGGCTTATCTGTAGGTAGTTCTAACAATAAGAGCATAAGTGGTGGCTCACACAAGTCTTCTGGTAAGGCATCTAAGAAGGACAATCCCTTCGACTCTTTGCCAAAGGACGCACGAACCGCCACCCAGACAGCGACTCAGCTAGTCAGTTCGGCAAATAAGGACTGGGCCAATGCTGCAGCCGATTTTTCCTTAAAACAGACTAAGAAAATCAAGGCAGACGAGTCCTCACTGCTTACGTCTAATAGCACTAAGTACGACAAAGCATACTCAGCTCTGTCAGGTTATGTCGATAAGACGACTTCTAAATCAACTAAGGCCGCAAGCTTTTTGGAAAAGATTGGTGCAACTAGTGCTGGTTCAGCACAAAAGGCACTTAATTCACAAAAGTCATACAATCAAAAGCACTTGGCGGCTGTCAAAGCCGACTATACGGCGATTGAACGTGATGAGCGTACCGGTGGTAAGAATAGGGTCGCACTGGTTCGGAAGCTGAATTCAGATATTCTTAAGCTAACCGATAAAGGAAATCAGAAGCAGCAGTCCTTACTAAGAAACCTAAACTCTCGGACATCTAAGCTAACAACGAAGCAATACAACTCGGTGGTCAGTCAGTCGGCCAAATCTTATAGTCTGACGAAATCCAATGCTAAGAAGACTTACACTGCGCAAGTTTCTTCAGCAAAGGACCGTTACGATCAGACTCTAAAGTCAGCTAAGCAGCTTTATGGTGTAAAGTCTGCTGAGTATAAGCGAATCAAGGGATACGCTCAGGATCAGTACGACAAGACCACTAGTGCGGCATATGATCAGTACAAGAAAACGGTGCACTGGGCAGAAAAGCAACGCGATGCCGTAGTTCAAGCAGCCGCTGATGCCGCAGGTGGTATCAACGGGATTATGGGCGTTATGTCCAATAATCTTGAAACTATGCTTAATCAAAACTCTTCTGCAACCGGCTCTAAACACCAAAAGCCAGTATCTGATACGCAGTCCATCAAGAATAACTACAATCCCGGAAACAAGTTAGCCAAGGCAGCTGGGAAAACTTATATGGGTAGCGGGATTACAGTCAATCAGGGACTCCCTGGAAAAGCTGTTGGTGGATCAATCCGTAAGACCGGTATGGCAATGGTTGGGGAAAATGGCTCCGAGGTCTTACAACGCGGGAAGCAATTCAGCGTTGTGGGTGCTAAGGGTGCGCAACTTCTACAGGTACGGTCAGGTGATCGTATCTACAACCACGCAGATGTTACTAAGATGGTGCGAGGTTCCTTTGGACAACGACTCCCTAACTTTGCTGCTGGCACGACCCAGTTAACTAGCTTTGCTACTGGTAGCGGAGCCGCTATGCCAGGGCTGAGCAAGAAGACTTCTAAAGACTCAATTTCGGAATCCAAAAAGATGTCGAAATTAGTCACTAAGAACTACGGTGACATGTCTAAGAAGTCTGCTTCGTCGCTGAAACAGCTCAACAAGAAGAACGCCTCATTGTGGCATGATACTCGCACTGATGCGGAATCTGAGACCACTAAACTGCATAAGCAGGCGGTCAAGAAGTTTGACGATGTCAAAGATGATACAGTCGCCTCACTGAAGTCGATGCACAAGCAGTTTAACAGCGTCACAACGGACCTAGTTAGCGATTTTGGGTCCATTTTTGGCAAGTTAAAAGGTCAAGCCCATGACGGGATGGCCGGTGCAATTTCATCGATGAATTCCGGTATCAGCAGTATCGATACCACACTGGCACAGTTTGGTGGGAACAAGTCTGTTTTGAAGCCAATTCACTACGCAACTGGGTCTAAGGGTCCAATTGCTAGTGATCAACTGGCTGTTCTTAACGACGCAACAAGTGGCCCTCGACAAGAACTAGTGGCACGTGGCAGTCAACTTTTGAAGCCTATTGGTAAGGATGTCATTACGCCCCTGAAAAAGGGTGATGAAGTCTTCAACGGATCACAGGTTGAGAAGGCCAAACCATACTTGCCACACTTCAAGAAAGGTACTGGTGCGTCTGATGATAAGCTGATTAGTCTGGCTACTAAGAATCACAAGAACCCAGATGCTGCTTGGAAACGTGACTTTGATGGCAAGACAGCTAATCCTAAGGGGTCCGACCTGCAACGTGGGTTGACCACTACAGCCAAGGGCGCAACAGATTCTGTCGGCCCTAATTGGTACAAGGCTGGATGGAACGTCATCAATGATGCAATTAATGGCGGTAGCGGGGCCGGCGGTAACTGGGCCCACTCACCAGGGCTTGCTAAGGAGGATGGGTTTGGAACATCTCGTGCCCAGTACTATGGTGCTGGTGCCGCTCATGATGGTGTTGATTTCAGTGGACCATTGGGATCAGCTATCAGAGCCATTCATGGTGGAACTGTTTCGAGAATTGGTGGCGTTGGAATTTCTGATTTAGGTAAAGTCATCATTGTAAAGAGTGATGATGGATTCCAAGAAATTTATCAGGAATTCGGTGGCATGGGTAATATTAAAGTTGGCGTTGGCGAAACGATAAAAACGGGACAGCGTATTGCGACGCTAGGAAAGCTGGTCGGTACAGGATCTGGTCCTCACGTTCATATCGGTGTTACTAAAGGAAATCCGCTGAAGAAGAACATGCTGTCTACTAGCGGCTGGTACGATGTAACCAAGATGCATGGCAAGAGCTCTGGCGCGGAGAAGAGTAAGTCTAAGGATACTGGCGTTGAAAAGCTGTTCAAGCGAGAGATTGGCAAGTCAGCATTGGCTTGGATTTCTAAGCACCTGCAAACTGAGACTGGTGGTAGTTTTGGTGGCTCAATGGGCGGTAAATCCATTACAAAAGCTATGATCAGCAAGGCCGAAGAAGTCATGAAGGTTCCTGAAGGAATTCGTGATCAAATTGCGAGTGCCATTCTCAAGACAGCAATGTCCGAAACTGGTAATCGGTCAATCATGCAACAGATTCATGATTCAAACTCTGGCGGTAATGAAGCGCGGGGCCCACTACAGTACACGCCTGGAACCTTTGCGGCATACGCCGTTAAGGGACACAAAAATATCATGAACCCGTATGACCAAGTCTTGGCATTCCTGAACAACTCGGACTACAAAAATGCGACTGGAAACACATCTATTCGGGGAACTGCTAAGTATGATTGGTTACATTCTGGGCCACAGGGGCATCGCCGCTTTGCCGAGGGCGGTCGCCCGAAGGTTGGTGAGTGGTCAATTGTTGGTGAGAAGGGACCAGAACTCTTCAAGCCAGACTCAGCCGGAACCATTTATCCGCACGAGAAATCGAAGCAGATTGCGAACCAAGCAATTCCTTCAAATTCACGACACAGCAGTAAACCCAAGATTGATTTTCACCCAACGATCAATGTCAATATCACTGGTGATGCTGGTGGAAATGCTAAGAAGCAACAAGTTATGAAGTGGGTCAAGGAAGCGATAGGTGAAAGCTTTGAGCAGTTACAAGACTTGTTAGGAGGAGCTTAA
- a CDS encoding DUF3383 domain-containing protein translates to MTVATKIGDIIVTIDVNHPVIPVGLGVPGLFIKGDTQKDQVYSSLDALAADYAEGTNIYNVAAAYYAQPNAGTTIEVITYTASTTDANTKATTGGISAAAADYFFSVWHFAVVIGDNDADQLELSNYIEEQNFKFLVAEFPTPDAAKAYTNKRTINLIHKATTDNFPVAFLGRVANQTVGSVTWKGKGDLVGVEVDDLSYPEYAAIEAAHGICYVVKGKKAVSSNGWTASGDWIDVLHGSDWVKVNIESSLQDLLNTQDKITFDDLGFAQIQAVVEKVLSTAYANGIIAYNATTKAADYSVTADKYADLSVEDIKNRQYNGIHWSYTPADAVHGMKVGGTLDFPY, encoded by the coding sequence ATGACTGTAGCTACGAAAATTGGTGACATCATTGTTACGATTGATGTCAACCACCCGGTAATCCCTGTTGGTTTAGGGGTCCCGGGACTTTTTATTAAGGGTGATACCCAAAAGGACCAAGTGTATTCAAGCTTGGATGCCTTAGCGGCTGACTACGCGGAAGGCACAAACATTTATAATGTGGCAGCTGCTTACTACGCACAACCGAATGCGGGGACCACAATCGAAGTGATCACCTACACAGCGTCCACGACTGATGCTAATACGAAGGCAACGACTGGCGGGATTTCTGCGGCCGCTGCGGATTACTTCTTTAGCGTTTGGCATTTCGCCGTTGTTATCGGTGATAATGACGCAGATCAGCTGGAACTTAGCAACTACATCGAAGAACAGAACTTTAAGTTCTTAGTTGCGGAGTTCCCCACGCCGGATGCAGCGAAAGCTTACACCAATAAGCGGACCATTAACCTAATTCATAAGGCCACGACGGATAACTTTCCGGTGGCTTTTTTAGGTCGAGTAGCTAACCAGACGGTCGGCTCTGTGACGTGGAAAGGTAAGGGAGATTTAGTGGGTGTTGAGGTCGATGACTTGTCCTACCCAGAGTATGCGGCAATTGAGGCGGCTCATGGTATCTGCTATGTGGTCAAAGGGAAAAAGGCCGTTAGCTCTAATGGCTGGACGGCTTCTGGAGACTGGATTGATGTCTTACACGGTAGTGATTGGGTCAAGGTCAACATTGAATCATCTCTTCAAGATTTGTTGAACACGCAAGATAAGATCACTTTCGATGATCTTGGATTTGCTCAAATCCAAGCAGTTGTTGAGAAGGTTCTCTCTACGGCCTATGCCAACGGGATTATTGCTTACAATGCCACAACTAAGGCAGCGGACTATTCAGTTACGGCTGATAAGTATGCCGACCTGTCTGTTGAGGACATCAAGAACCGTCAATACAACGGGATTCACTGGTCTTATACGCCTGCCGATGCTGTGCATGGCATGAAGGTCGGCGGTACTCTCGATTTTCCATACTAA
- a CDS encoding LIC_12616 family protein: MTDGSFEYGGLADVLIDEVKGLVGCDLVEQDFSGPQRAYPFFTYKITTPYIKDMEQMNNGEMFDLTVSMTCCSDNSIKAQDLAMKLFKNLKSDAVRRKLRTDHDIVISDIDSFNNRSVFQSINYERRVGFDLHLRVVDGFHEDVPTIDKINLDNTN, encoded by the coding sequence ATGACTGACGGTTCTTTCGAGTATGGAGGACTAGCCGACGTTCTAATTGACGAAGTTAAAGGCCTTGTGGGATGTGACTTAGTTGAGCAGGACTTTTCTGGCCCGCAACGCGCTTACCCTTTCTTCACTTATAAGATCACTACGCCTTACATCAAGGACATGGAGCAAATGAATAACGGTGAGATGTTCGATTTGACGGTCTCAATGACTTGCTGTAGTGACAACAGCATTAAGGCTCAAGACCTCGCTATGAAGCTCTTCAAGAATCTCAAATCTGATGCCGTGCGTCGCAAACTTCGAACAGATCACGATATTGTAATTTCCGACATTGACTCTTTCAACAACCGAAGCGTTTTTCAGTCCATCAATTACGAACGGCGCGTTGGGTTTGATTTACATCTTCGAGTAGTAGATGGCTTCCATGAAGATGTTCCAACCATCGACAAGATTAACTTAGATAATACAAATTAA
- a CDS encoding DUF4054 domain-containing protein, with protein MDEADKSTIQNVRLIRSDLTKVSDDTIQLAIDDAWTEVQNRGFPTQYQEQACRYLAASLISREDDRVSLKQVGDLKKQYFKGVNAWADRYKYLLGQFGDGGSLRIVVI; from the coding sequence GTGGATGAAGCGGATAAGAGCACCATCCAGAACGTTCGGCTGATTCGGTCGGACTTGACGAAGGTCAGTGACGATACTATCCAACTCGCAATTGATGATGCTTGGACTGAAGTTCAGAACCGGGGTTTCCCCACACAGTATCAAGAGCAAGCATGCCGTTATCTAGCAGCGAGTCTGATCAGTCGTGAGGATGACCGTGTTTCTCTGAAGCAAGTTGGGGATTTGAAGAAGCAATATTTCAAGGGTGTCAACGCTTGGGCCGACCGGTACAAATACTTGTTGGGCCAGTTCGGTGATGGTGGCTCCCTCAGAATTGTGGTGATTTGA
- a CDS encoding encapsulin, whose translation MPQELAMIENRDLIAMEKTVLKAPQEELIGRSLFPTIPGVNPGAETYGYSLMTRHGAAKVIANGADDLPMVDEDVKRAYQPIYTIAAGIHFTYQEVFAAQMAGQPLQTDKAETVRRAISEKENDIIFNGESKVGITGLTNLEGIQAMNADKKFSESTGAEMQETLRKAKSLITVIPGFNQARLKLVLAPAQYESLNSRYSDYDSRTILEVIKAAGWFNSIETTSALVGKGLDNSECAMIFDSTAQTGGFLLPRDVTQFPQEAHYPNTIVPYDERTGGLVIKTPYAIVKLSGI comes from the coding sequence ATGCCACAAGAATTAGCAATGATTGAAAATCGCGACTTAATCGCAATGGAAAAAACGGTGCTTAAGGCACCACAAGAAGAATTAATTGGTCGGTCACTGTTTCCGACAATTCCGGGGGTAAATCCCGGGGCAGAGACCTACGGGTACAGCCTAATGACCCGGCACGGTGCTGCCAAGGTTATTGCCAACGGGGCCGATGACTTGCCAATGGTCGACGAAGACGTTAAGCGAGCTTATCAGCCAATCTACACTATTGCCGCTGGTATTCACTTCACGTATCAGGAAGTATTTGCCGCTCAAATGGCCGGACAACCGCTTCAAACGGATAAAGCTGAAACGGTCCGCCGGGCAATCTCCGAAAAGGAAAATGACATCATCTTCAACGGGGAATCAAAGGTTGGTATCACTGGTCTGACAAACCTGGAAGGTATTCAGGCAATGAACGCCGACAAGAAGTTTTCAGAGTCGACCGGGGCAGAGATGCAAGAGACCTTACGTAAGGCTAAGTCCTTAATTACTGTAATTCCGGGGTTCAATCAAGCGCGGTTGAAGCTAGTTTTAGCACCAGCCCAATATGAATCTTTGAACTCACGTTACAGTGACTACGACTCCCGGACTATTCTGGAAGTCATCAAGGCCGCCGGCTGGTTTAATTCCATCGAAACAACCTCTGCTTTAGTTGGTAAGGGGTTGGATAACTCAGAATGTGCGATGATCTTTGATTCCACGGCACAGACTGGCGGTTTTTTGCTCCCTCGTGACGTCACGCAGTTCCCACAAGAAGCGCACTATCCTAACACGATTGTGCCTTATGATGAACGGACCGGTGGCCTGGTAATCAAGACGCCGTACGCCATCGTTAAGCTGTCAGGAATCTAA